In the Thermoanaerobaculia bacterium genome, one interval contains:
- a CDS encoding arylsulfotransferase family protein, with the protein MAKIGGSRAWGVLGAAALWLIPVLAILPLRARRRADEKASAWRNTGPVQPDGEVRSPSRAANVAALTDLPYILQAYDPNRSSGVVIDRKGLPSPGLNFFFPWSWKSPRAYLMDLDGKILWRWSLDEYVKGHPWLENAALLPDGSVLFSLKDRGIVKVDRASKVLWEAPIHVHHDLWPGEDGAIYALSHEAAVVPDIHPTLPILSDAVAILDARGRIEKTITILDLLRRSGYAYLLPRLQNVAIPAKNRVLDVFHLNHVEPLDGSLASRSDIYRKGNLLISIRNLNAIAIVDPGAEKIVWLWGPGNLTYQHHPRMLPDGNILVFDNGTQRSQVIELDPLTQRVVWRYAPDGFFSALAGGVQRLANGDTLITESMKGRAFEVTPSGAKVWEYANPEITPKGLRNGIIRMVRVDPSTLTFLARPGRVAGDSRSSR; encoded by the coding sequence ATGGCGAAAATCGGCGGAAGCCGGGCGTGGGGAGTCCTCGGCGCGGCGGCGCTGTGGCTCATTCCGGTGCTCGCGATCCTTCCGCTGCGCGCCCGCCGGCGCGCCGACGAGAAAGCCTCGGCCTGGCGCAACACCGGTCCGGTCCAACCGGACGGAGAGGTGCGCTCCCCCTCGCGAGCCGCCAACGTCGCCGCGCTGACCGACCTTCCCTACATCCTGCAGGCCTACGATCCGAACCGTTCGTCGGGCGTCGTGATCGACCGGAAAGGGCTCCCTTCGCCCGGTCTGAATTTCTTCTTTCCCTGGTCGTGGAAGTCCCCGCGCGCCTATCTGATGGATCTCGACGGGAAGATCCTCTGGCGATGGTCGCTCGACGAATACGTCAAAGGCCATCCCTGGCTCGAGAACGCCGCGCTCCTTCCGGACGGCTCGGTTCTCTTTTCGCTCAAGGACCGCGGGATCGTGAAGGTCGACCGCGCATCGAAAGTGCTCTGGGAGGCGCCGATTCACGTTCACCACGACCTCTGGCCCGGCGAGGACGGCGCGATCTACGCGTTGAGCCACGAGGCCGCCGTGGTGCCCGACATCCACCCGACGCTTCCGATCCTGTCGGACGCCGTCGCGATCCTCGATGCCCGGGGGAGGATCGAAAAGACGATCACCATCCTCGACCTGCTCCGCCGCTCCGGCTACGCCTACCTCCTCCCGCGCCTGCAGAACGTCGCGATCCCGGCGAAGAACCGAGTTCTCGACGTCTTCCATCTCAACCACGTCGAGCCGCTCGACGGAAGCCTCGCGTCTCGGTCGGACATCTACAGGAAGGGCAATCTCCTGATTTCGATCCGCAATTTGAACGCGATCGCGATCGTCGATCCCGGGGCGGAGAAGATCGTCTGGCTCTGGGGACCCGGCAACCTGACGTACCAGCATCATCCCCGCATGCTCCCGGACGGGAACATCCTCGTGTTCGACAACGGAACGCAGCGATCCCAGGTGATCGAGCTCGATCCGCTCACCCAGCGCGTGGTCTGGCGCTACGCTCCCGACGGGTTCTTCTCGGCGCTCGCGGGCGGCGTCCAGCGGCTCGCCAACGGAGACACGCTGATCACCGAGTCGATGAAGGGCCGCGCTTTCGAAGTGACGCCTTCCGGCGCGAAGGTCTGGGAGTACGCCAATCCCGAGATCACGCCGAAGGGGCTGCGCAACGGCATCATCCGGATGGTGCGCGTCGATCCTTCGACGCTGACGTTCCTTGCGCGCCCCGGCCGGGTCGCGGGCGACTCCCGGTCGAGTCGCTAG
- a CDS encoding NAD(P)/FAD-dependent oxidoreductase: MLLGLLSMEHADVVIVGAGAAGLAAARDLSGTGLRVVVLEARQRMGGRIETVRPPGCAVAVELGAEFIHGQAEETLRVARAAGVPAVEIPDVHWRRTPRGFETRDFWGTVARVLSRVPKRGDRSAAEFLRSLRRVAPADRRLVRSFVEGYHAAPLDAISARSIALDREDAAPGANPQFRILDGQDRLIEWLAAGCDPDTTSIRTGTAVARVDWTARGVALSDAGGRSIRAAAAVITVPLGVLHAPAGSRGAIRFVPDLPPAFRRALGKVAMASVVKITLRFREAFWERDGFLERRLSSRRAADPARLVFLHDAEAAFPTWWTAAPARVPLLTAWAGGPAAAARRARAVPPEEVAIETLARLLRMRRAELESQLAAAWRRDWTADPFSRGAYSYARPGGASAARVLARPAGARLLFAGEATAADETGTVAGALSSGRRAARELRSIFRLGRVGEARR; the protein is encoded by the coding sequence GTGTTGCTCGGACTCCTCTCGATGGAGCATGCCGACGTCGTGATCGTGGGCGCCGGAGCGGCGGGTCTCGCCGCCGCGCGCGACCTTTCGGGGACGGGGCTGAGGGTCGTCGTGCTCGAGGCGCGGCAGCGAATGGGGGGGAGGATCGAGACGGTTCGCCCTCCGGGTTGCGCCGTTGCGGTCGAGCTCGGCGCCGAGTTCATTCACGGGCAGGCCGAGGAGACTCTGCGGGTGGCCCGCGCGGCGGGGGTGCCGGCCGTCGAGATCCCGGACGTGCACTGGCGAAGGACGCCGCGCGGATTCGAGACGCGCGATTTCTGGGGAACCGTCGCCCGCGTCCTCTCGCGGGTGCCCAAGCGCGGAGACCGGAGCGCCGCGGAGTTCCTGCGTTCGCTCCGCCGGGTGGCGCCCGCCGATCGCCGGCTCGTCCGCTCGTTCGTCGAGGGCTACCACGCGGCGCCGCTCGACGCGATCAGCGCGCGCTCGATCGCCCTCGATCGGGAAGATGCGGCTCCCGGCGCAAACCCCCAGTTCCGCATCCTCGACGGCCAGGACCGGCTGATCGAATGGCTCGCCGCGGGATGCGATCCGGACACGACGTCGATCCGGACGGGAACCGCGGTCGCGCGCGTCGACTGGACCGCCCGAGGCGTCGCGCTCTCCGACGCGGGCGGCCGCTCGATTCGAGCCGCGGCCGCCGTGATCACCGTTCCGCTCGGGGTGCTCCACGCCCCCGCCGGATCCCGCGGCGCGATCCGGTTCGTTCCGGATCTTCCCCCCGCCTTCCGCCGCGCGCTCGGGAAAGTCGCGATGGCGTCGGTCGTGAAGATCACGCTCCGGTTCCGCGAGGCGTTCTGGGAACGCGACGGATTCCTCGAGCGGAGGCTGAGCTCGCGGCGCGCCGCGGACCCGGCGAGACTCGTCTTCCTCCATGACGCGGAGGCCGCCTTTCCGACGTGGTGGACGGCCGCTCCGGCGCGCGTTCCGCTCCTGACGGCATGGGCGGGAGGGCCCGCCGCGGCGGCGCGGCGGGCGCGGGCCGTGCCGCCCGAGGAGGTCGCGATCGAGACCCTGGCGCGGCTCCTGCGGATGCGGCGCGCGGAGCTCGAGTCGCAGCTCGCGGCCGCCTGGCGCCGCGACTGGACGGCCGACCCTTTCTCCCGGGGCGCGTACAGCTACGCGCGGCCCGGCGGCGCCTCGGCCGCAAGAGTGCTGGCGCGGCCGGCCGGCGCGCGCCTCTTGTTCGCCGGAGAGGCGACTGCCGCCGACGAGACCGGCACGGTGGCGGGAGCCCTCTCGAGCGGGCGCCGGGCCGCCCGCGAGCTCCGGTCGATCTTCCGCCTCGGGCGCGTCGGCGAGGCCCGTCGATGA
- a CDS encoding PAS domain-containing protein, with the protein MPPTRPARWREPSRAGAGPPASSGRSSASGASARPVDERSRSPRRVGTGGTDGTGPRRAPRLFEETSDGVITFDADWRMTSLNAAVEKINGVPREDVLGKVFWAEFPGVLGADIEREFRRAARTREPIDFEGYYASGERWFQFRVRPDAGGGIWMLQRDVTARKRNEEILQRRAAEMEAVLASMPDAVYIGDEHGITKSNRLGWEMLGYESDERLRESLPRLVERIDVRHADSGARVALRDLVYSRALRLRDGG; encoded by the coding sequence CTGCCGCCGACGAGACCGGCACGGTGGCGGGAGCCCTCTCGAGCGGGCGCCGGGCCGCCCGCGAGCTCCGGTCGATCTTCCGCCTCGGGCGCGTCGGCGAGGCCCGTCGATGAGCGATCCCGATCGCCGCGGCGTGTCGGGACCGGCGGGACGGACGGGACCGGCCCGCGGCGCGCCCCGCGCCTCTTCGAGGAGACGAGCGACGGCGTCATCACGTTCGACGCCGACTGGCGCATGACCTCGCTCAACGCCGCCGTGGAGAAGATCAACGGCGTCCCCCGCGAAGACGTCCTCGGGAAGGTGTTCTGGGCGGAGTTCCCGGGCGTGCTCGGGGCGGACATCGAACGGGAGTTCCGGCGCGCCGCGCGGACGCGGGAGCCGATCGATTTCGAGGGCTACTACGCGTCCGGCGAGCGCTGGTTTCAGTTCCGGGTGCGGCCCGATGCGGGCGGCGGGATCTGGATGCTCCAGCGCGACGTCACCGCGAGGAAGAGAAACGAGGAGATTCTCCAGCGGCGCGCGGCCGAGATGGAAGCGGTGCTCGCGAGCATGCCGGACGCGGTGTACATCGGCGACGAGCACGGCATCACGAAGTCGAACCGGCTCGGGTGGGAAATGCTCGGCTACGAGAGCGACGAACGGCTGCGCGAGAGCCTCCCGCGCCTGGTGGAGCGCATCGACGTTCGCCACGCGGACTCCGGGGCGCGCGTCGCTCTGCGGGACCTCGTCTACTCTCGCGCTCTCCGGCTTCGCGATGGAGGGTGA
- a CDS encoding fatty acid desaturase — MAARAPSEEARPESAHYWARHTAELRARLAREIPHDDLKRLHQKEPWRHFAVAIRQVLILAAATFVSARFPSPLVWIPSAVVAGFTLFNFTVLLHDVIHNDVWMGRHDRANRILGLLYAFPSGISASQFSRWHLTHHTELGSETADPKRHHLSPKINARWLKILYFTPALFFIYFRAAKEETRTYPSELQRTIRRERNATILLHLAVAAAVWTFAGFGVVARVYLVPYFLVFPVAFALNRLGQHYDIDRDDPAKWGTLMKNSWFWNFAYVNSNFHLEHHYFPSVPLYNLPRLNRLLTPFFRSIHHVERNYPGLVWDYIVLNKKPHTDWDLA, encoded by the coding sequence ATGGCCGCCCGCGCGCCCTCGGAAGAAGCTCGTCCCGAAAGCGCCCATTACTGGGCGCGGCACACGGCGGAGCTCCGCGCGCGGCTCGCGCGCGAGATCCCGCACGACGACCTGAAGCGGCTCCACCAGAAGGAGCCGTGGCGCCATTTCGCCGTCGCGATCCGGCAGGTGCTGATCCTCGCCGCCGCGACGTTCGTCTCGGCGCGATTCCCGAGTCCGCTCGTCTGGATACCCTCGGCCGTCGTCGCCGGCTTCACGCTCTTCAATTTCACGGTGCTCCTCCACGACGTGATCCACAACGACGTCTGGATGGGACGGCACGACCGCGCCAATCGGATTCTCGGGCTCCTCTACGCGTTTCCGTCCGGGATCTCGGCGTCGCAGTTCTCGCGGTGGCACCTCACCCATCACACGGAGCTCGGGTCGGAAACCGCGGACCCGAAACGCCATCACCTCTCGCCGAAGATCAACGCGCGGTGGCTCAAGATCCTCTATTTCACCCCCGCGCTCTTCTTCATCTATTTCCGGGCGGCGAAGGAGGAGACGCGCACGTATCCCTCCGAGCTCCAGCGGACGATCCGCCGGGAGCGCAACGCCACGATCCTCCTCCATCTCGCCGTCGCGGCCGCCGTCTGGACGTTCGCCGGGTTCGGCGTCGTCGCGCGCGTCTACCTCGTCCCGTATTTCCTCGTGTTCCCGGTCGCGTTCGCGTTGAACCGCCTCGGCCAGCATTACGACATCGACCGCGACGACCCCGCCAAGTGGGGCACGCTGATGAAGAACTCCTGGTTCTGGAATTTCGCGTACGTGAACTCGAACTTCCACCTCGAGCACCACTATTTCCCTTCGGTCCCGCTCTACAACCTTCCGCGCCTGAACCGGCTCCTCACGCCGTTCTTCCGCTCGATCCACCACGTCGAGCGGAACTACCCGGGTCTCGTCTGGGATTACATCGTGCTCAACAAGAAGCCCCACACGGACTGGGACCTCGCGTAG
- a CDS encoding DUF2203 domain-containing protein encodes MATARDTRIFTFEDARRLVPQVREITREAIEQLAAIQLAIDDVDAGEKELTGEELQGAAADLLDRWAQKVRSLGAEVKGPWLVDFDSGGGYYCWKWPEEGLDYFHSYEEGFAGRLRIQ; translated from the coding sequence ATGGCGACCGCGCGAGACACCCGCATCTTCACGTTCGAAGACGCCCGACGGCTCGTGCCCCAGGTGCGCGAGATCACCCGCGAAGCGATCGAGCAGCTCGCCGCGATCCAGCTCGCGATCGACGACGTCGACGCGGGAGAGAAGGAGCTCACCGGAGAGGAGCTCCAGGGCGCGGCCGCCGACCTCCTCGATCGATGGGCGCAGAAAGTCCGGTCGCTCGGCGCCGAGGTGAAGGGGCCGTGGCTCGTCGACTTCGACTCGGGCGGCGGGTACTACTGCTGGAAATGGCCCGAGGAAGGCCTCGACTACTTTCACTCCTACGAAGAAGGTTTCGCCGGACGTCTCCGGATCCAGTAG